One window from the genome of Bacillus weihaiensis encodes:
- the glmU gene encoding bifunctional UDP-N-acetylglucosamine diphosphorylase/glucosamine-1-phosphate N-acetyltransferase GlmU has product MDNRYAVILAAGQGTRMKSSLYKVLHPVCGKPMVQHVLNQVSKLDLSKTVTVVGHGAEKVKAQLGDATEYALQSEQLGTAHAVMQAASYLENEKGTTIVVCGDTPLITSETMSALLAHHQESQAKATILTANAEDPTGYGRIVRNAEGSVEKIVEHKDATETERKLTEINTGTYCFDNEELFKALSNVSNDNVQGEYYLPDVIEILQKEGKIVSAYQTASFDETLGVNDRVALSQAEKLMKLRMNEKHMRNGVTIIDPDNTYISLDAVIGRDTVIYPGTMILGETTVGEECIIGPNTEINNCRIGNETTIRQSVAYDSEIGHSVAIGPFAHIRPDSTISDEVKIGNFVEIKKSSMGKGSKASHLSYIGDAEVGADVNLGCGSITVNYDGKNKFLTKIEDGAFIGCNSNLIAPVTVGKGAYVAAGSTVTDDVPAKALSVARSRQVNKENYADRLNNKNS; this is encoded by the coding sequence ATGGATAATCGGTATGCAGTGATTTTAGCAGCAGGACAGGGTACTCGAATGAAATCATCCTTGTATAAAGTGCTACATCCTGTTTGTGGCAAACCTATGGTACAGCATGTGTTAAATCAAGTTTCTAAGCTAGATCTATCTAAAACTGTTACAGTAGTTGGACATGGTGCGGAAAAAGTAAAAGCACAGCTTGGGGATGCTACAGAATATGCGCTACAAAGTGAACAGTTAGGAACTGCACATGCTGTCATGCAAGCAGCTTCTTACTTAGAGAATGAAAAAGGAACAACAATTGTTGTTTGTGGAGATACGCCGTTAATTACGTCAGAAACGATGTCAGCTCTCTTAGCTCATCACCAAGAATCTCAAGCAAAAGCGACAATTTTAACAGCTAATGCAGAGGATCCTACTGGATATGGTCGTATTGTCCGAAATGCTGAGGGGTCTGTTGAGAAAATTGTCGAGCATAAAGATGCGACTGAAACTGAGCGTAAACTTACAGAGATTAATACAGGAACATATTGTTTTGACAATGAAGAATTATTCAAAGCATTATCAAATGTGTCAAATGATAATGTGCAAGGGGAATATTACTTACCTGATGTTATTGAGATCCTTCAAAAAGAGGGGAAAATAGTTTCTGCTTATCAAACAGCTTCATTTGATGAAACTCTAGGTGTAAATGACAGAGTTGCTCTCTCACAGGCAGAGAAATTGATGAAGCTAAGAATGAACGAGAAGCATATGAGAAATGGTGTAACAATTATTGACCCAGATAACACATATATTTCCTTAGATGCTGTAATAGGTCGAGACACAGTTATATACCCTGGAACAATGATTCTTGGGGAAACAACTGTTGGCGAAGAATGTATCATTGGCCCGAATACAGAGATTAATAACTGTCGAATTGGGAATGAGACAACGATTCGTCAATCTGTAGCCTATGATAGTGAAATAGGACATAGTGTAGCAATTGGACCATTCGCCCACATTAGACCAGATTCAACAATTAGTGATGAAGTGAAAATCGGTAATTTTGTTGAAATAAAAAAATCTTCTATGGGTAAAGGCAGTAAGGCTTCTCATTTAAGTTATATTGGCGATGCGGAAGTAGGCGCTGATGTGAACCTTGGTTGTGGTTCAATTACCGTAAATTATGATGGGAAAAATAAATTCTTAACGAAGATTGAGGATGGAGCTTTTATCGGATGTAATTCAAACTTAATCGCTCCTGTGACTGTTGGAAAGGGTGCATACGTTGCAGCTGGCTCTACTGTGACGGATGATGTACCTGCAAAAGCTTTAAGTGTGGCTAGATCAAGGCAAGTGAACAAAGAAAACTATGCTGACCGTTTAAATAATAAAAATTCCTAA
- a CDS encoding 50S ribosomal protein L25/general stress protein Ctc — translation MTTLQAVERTEFTNSARRKVRESGQVPAVIYGKATESKAVALDSIELIKTLRDEGKNTIITLDVNGSSHAVMLYDMQTDPLKNELVHADFHVVDMKADVEVEVPLHLTGEAQGVKDGGVLQQPLHELTISAKPNKIPQSIDVDISELGVNETYLVKDLSSSADYTIVQDEEQVIASILPPQQEEEIDSGEEQEPGTPENEEGREHNE, via the coding sequence ATGACAACATTACAAGCAGTTGAGAGAACTGAATTTACAAATTCAGCACGAAGAAAAGTACGTGAATCAGGACAAGTTCCTGCTGTTATTTACGGGAAAGCAACGGAAAGTAAAGCTGTAGCTTTAGATAGTATTGAGCTAATTAAGACATTACGTGATGAAGGAAAAAATACAATTATTACGCTTGATGTCAATGGATCATCACATGCTGTTATGCTATATGATATGCAAACAGATCCACTTAAAAATGAGCTTGTTCATGCAGATTTCCACGTGGTTGATATGAAGGCTGATGTAGAAGTAGAAGTTCCGTTACATCTAACGGGTGAAGCGCAAGGTGTGAAGGATGGTGGGGTATTACAGCAGCCTCTTCATGAACTAACAATTAGTGCAAAGCCAAATAAAATCCCTCAATCAATTGATGTTGATATTTCTGAGCTAGGTGTAAATGAAACGTATCTTGTTAAGGACCTCTCAAGTAGCGCAGATTATACAATTGTACAAGATGAAGAACAGGTTATTGCATCTATTCTACCACCTCAGCAAGAAGAAGAAATTGATAGTGGTGAAGAACAAGAGCCAGGTACACCGGAAAATGAAGAAGGTAGAGAGCATAACGAATAA
- a CDS encoding ribose-phosphate diphosphokinase, with product MSNRYGDSNLKIFTLNSNPALAKEIADVVGVDLGKSSVTRFSDGEIQINIEESIRGCDVYIIQSTSGPVNEHLMELLIMIDALKRASAKTINIVIPYYGYARQDRKARAREPITAKLVANLLETAGSTRVITLDLHAPQIQGFFDIPIDHLMGVPILGEYFLGKELEDIVIVSPDHGGVTRARKLADKLKAPIAIIDKRRPRPNVSEVMNIVGHIEGKTAILIDDIIDTAGTITLAANALVENGAKEVYACCTHPVLSGPAIERIQNSKIKELVVTNSILLPEEKRIDKLVELSVAPLIGEAIIRVHEKQSVSLLFD from the coding sequence ATGTCTAATCGTTATGGAGATTCAAATTTAAAAATATTTACGCTTAACTCGAACCCTGCGTTAGCTAAGGAAATTGCTGATGTTGTGGGAGTGGATTTAGGGAAAAGCTCTGTTACTCGCTTTAGTGATGGGGAAATACAAATTAATATCGAAGAAAGTATTCGTGGTTGTGATGTTTACATCATTCAATCAACAAGTGGCCCTGTAAATGAACATTTGATGGAATTATTAATTATGATTGATGCGCTGAAGCGTGCTTCTGCTAAGACAATTAATATTGTTATTCCTTATTATGGGTATGCAAGACAGGATCGTAAGGCAAGAGCAAGGGAACCAATCACTGCTAAACTTGTTGCGAACCTTTTAGAAACTGCTGGCTCAACACGTGTTATTACACTAGATTTACATGCTCCACAAATTCAAGGATTCTTTGATATTCCAATTGATCACTTAATGGGTGTGCCTATTTTAGGTGAGTATTTCTTAGGAAAAGAACTAGAGGATATCGTAATTGTCTCTCCGGACCATGGTGGTGTGACAAGAGCACGTAAATTAGCGGATAAGCTTAAAGCTCCAATTGCGATTATTGACAAACGACGCCCAAGACCAAATGTGTCTGAGGTAATGAATATTGTCGGTCATATTGAAGGGAAAACAGCCATCTTAATCGATGATATCATTGATACTGCAGGTACTATTACATTAGCGGCTAACGCCCTAGTAGAAAATGGTGCGAAAGAAGTATATGCATGCTGTACACACCCTGTTCTTTCTGGTCCTGCAATCGAACGTATTCAAAATTCTAAGATTAAAGAGCTAGTTGTTACAAACTCTATTCTTTTACCAGAGGAAAAACGAATTGATAAGCTAGTTGAACTATCTGTTGCGCCACTTATCGGTGAAGCAATTATTAGAGTTCACGAAAAGCAATCTGTAAGCTTACTTTTTGATTAA
- the spoVG gene encoding septation regulator SpoVG: MEVTDVRLRRVNTEGRMRAIASITLDHEFVVHDIRVIDGNNGLFVAMPSKRTPDGEFRDIAHPINSNTRGKIQDAVLAEYHRLGELEVEFEEAGAS, encoded by the coding sequence ATGGAAGTTACAGACGTAAGATTACGCCGCGTTAATACCGAAGGACGTATGAGAGCAATTGCTTCTATTACGTTGGATCATGAATTTGTTGTTCATGATATTCGCGTAATTGACGGCAATAATGGTCTCTTTGTTGCAATGCCAAGTAAGCGTACTCCGGATGGTGAATTCAGAGATATTGCACACCCTATCAATTCTAATACACGTGGAAAGATCCAAGATGCTGTATTAGCTGAGTATCATCGTTTAGGTGAACTAGAGGTAGAATTTGAAGAAGCAGGAGCTTCCTAA